A region of Lycium barbarum isolate Lr01 chromosome 1, ASM1917538v2, whole genome shotgun sequence DNA encodes the following proteins:
- the LOC132605173 gene encoding carbamoyl-phosphate synthase large chain, chloroplastic, with amino-acid sequence MDYCMNHCENAAYKLISSSSSYVFPPSRIYSSRTQLFPLFPNSTVYKKSSFLHLQSRPHIFGNTHLPKRVNSIVNETVEKGFLGNQKSGKRTDIKKILILGAGPIVIGQACEFDYSGTQACKALREEGYEVILINSNPATIMTDPETANRTYIEPMTPELVEQVLKNERPDALLPTMGGQTALNLAVALAESGVLEKYGVELIGAKLDAIKKAEDRDLFKQAMKNIGIKTPPSGIGNTLEECFEIAGEIGEFPLIIRPAFTLGGTGGGIAYNREEFEAICKSGLAASLTSQILVEKSLLGWKEYELEVMRDLADNVVIICSIENIDPMGVHTGDSITVAPAQTLTDKEYQRLRDYSIAIIREIGVECGGSNVQFAVNPVDGEVMVIEMNPRVSRSSALASKATGFPIAKMAAKLSVGYSLDQIPNDITKKTPASFEPSIDYVVTKIPRFAFEKFPGSEAILTTQMKSVGESMAVGRTFQESFQKAVRSLECGFSGWGCAQVKELDWDWDKLKYSLRVPNPDRIHAVYAAMKRGMKVDDIHELSYIDKWFLTQLRELVDVEQFLMARSLSDLTKDDLYEVKKRGFSDRQIAFVMKSNEKEVRARRLSLGVKPTYKRVDTCAAEFDADTPYMYSSYDHECESAPTGKKKVLILGGGPNRIGQGIEFDYCCCHTSFALQDAGYETIMMNSNPETVSTDYDTSDRLYFEPLTVEDVLNIIDLEGPDGIIVQFGGQTPLKLALPIQNYLDERRPKARSGAGFVSIWGTSPDNIDAAEDRERFNAILNELKIEQPKGGIAKSEKDALAIAADIGYPVVVRPSYVLGGRAMEIVYNNEKLVTYLENAVKVDPERPVLIDKYLTDAVEIDIDALADLHGNVVIGGIMEHIEQAGVHSGDSACMLPTKTISDSCLETIRSWTTKLAKRLNVCGLMNCQYAISASGEVFLLEANPRASRTVPFVSKAIGRPLAKYAALVMSGKSLYDLNFTKEVIPRHVSVKEAVLPFEKFPGCDVLLGPEMRSTGEVMGIHYESSIAFAKAQIAAGQKLPLSGTLFLSLNELTKNQLATIGRAFSELGFRTIATSGTARVLELEGMPVERVLKMHEGRPHAADLIANGQIQLMVITSSGDALDQIDGRKLRRMALAYKIPVITTVAGALATADAIKSLKCNKIEMKALQDYFDVGSVAAELKNLQSASSISAS; translated from the exons ATGGATTATTGTATGAATCACTGTGAAAATGCTGCATATAAACTcatctcctcttcttcttcctatGTTTTTCCCCCTTCAAGAATATATTCATCAAGAACCCAACTTTTTCCACTATTTCCCAATTCCACAGTTTACAAAAAATCTTCTTTTTTGCACCTCCAATCTAGGCCACACATTTTTGGAAACACCCATTTGCCCAAAAGGGTAAATTCAATTGTTAATGAAACTGTTGAAAAGGGGTTTCTTGGAAACCAGAAATCAGGGAAAAGAACAGATATAAAGAAGATATTGATACTTGGTGCTGGTCCAATAGTGATAGGACAAGCTTGTGAGTTTGATTATTCAGGTACTCAAGCTTGTAAAGCTCTTAGAGAAGAAGGGTATGAAGTGATATTGATTAATTCAAATCCTGCAACTATTATGACTGATCCTGAAACCGCGAATCGGACTTATATTGAGCCAATGACACCAGAATTAGTGGAGCAAGTGTTGAAGAATGAGAGGCCTGATGCATTATTGCCAACAATGGGTGGACAAACTGCTCTTAATTTAGCTGTAGCGTTAGCGGAAAGTGGGGTTCTTGAAAAATATGGGGTCGAGTTGATTGGGGCGAAGCTTGATGCGATTAAAAAAGCCGAGGATAGGGATTTGTTTAAGCAAGCAATGAAGAATATTGGTATAAAGACTCCACCTTCAGGGATTGGGAATACATTGGAGGAGTGCTTTGAGATAGCTGGTGAGATTGGCGAGTTTCCTTTGATTATTAGGCCAGCTTTTACGTTAGGCGGGACCGGTGGTGGAATTGCTTATAATAGAGAGGAATTCGAGGCGATATGTAAGTCGGGGTTAGCAGCTAGTTTGACTTCTCAGATTTTGGTTGAGAAGTCTTTGTTAGGTTGGAAAGAATATGAGCTTGAGGTTATGAGAGACTTGGCTGACAATGTGGTTATTATCTGTTCGATCGAGAATATTGATCCTATGGGGGTCCACACGGGGGACTCGATAACTGTGGCTCCCGCTCAGACTTTAACAGATAAGGAGTACCAACGACTTAGGGATTATTCGATTGCTATTATTAGGGAAATTGGAGTTGAATGTGGTGGTTCTAATGTGCAATTTGCTGTAAATCCAGTTGATGGGGAAGTGATGGTAATTGAAATGAATCCTAGAGTTTCAAGGTCTTCAGCTTTAGCCTCAAAAGCAACTGGCTTTCCGATAGCTAAGATGGCTGCTAAGCTATCTGTGGGATACTCTCTGGATCAGATTCCTAATGATATCACAAAGAAGACTCCAGCTAGTTTTGAGCCATCAATAGATTATGTAGTTACAAAG ATACCGAGGTTTGCATTTGAGAAATTCCCTGGATCTGAGGCCATATTGACAACTCAGATGAAGTCTGTTGGTGAATCCATGGCAGTAGGTCGCACATTCCAAGAATCCTTCCAAAAAGCAGTGCGGTCTCTGGAATGTGGTTTTTCTGGATGGGGTTGTGCTCAGGTTAAGGAATTGGACTGGGACTGGGACAAATTGAAGTATAGTCTTCGGGTTCCTAATCCTGATCGCATCCACGCCGTATATGCAGCAATGAAGAGGGGGATGAAGGTTGATGACATCCATGAGCTCAGTTACATAGACAAATGGTTCCTCACTCAGCTAAGGGAGCTTGTAGATGTGGAGCAATTCCTTATGGCTCGCAGTTTGTCTGACCTAACAAAGGATGACTTATATGAAGTGAAAAAAAGAGGGTTTAGTGACAGGCAAATAGCTTTCGTGATGAAGTCCAATGAGAAGGAGGTTCGAGCAAGGCGTTTGTCTTTGGGTGTGAAACCAACATATAAACGAGTTGATACATGTGCTGCTGAATTTGATGCTGATACACCTTATATGTATTCATCTTATGACCATGAGTGTGAATCAGCTCCTACCGGAAAGAAAAAAGTGTTGATTTTAGGTGGAGGTCCAAACCGAATTGGACAGGGTATTGAGTTTGATTATTGTTGCTGTCATACGTCCTTTGCCCTTCAG gATGCAGGCTATGAAACAATTATGATGAATTCCAACCCTGAGACAGTTTCTACAGATTATGACACAAGTGACCGTCTCTACTTTGAGCCTCTGACAGTTGAAGATGTTCTGAATATCATTGACTTGGAAGGACCTGATGGTATTATTGTGCAGTTTGGAGGTCAAACGCCATTGAAACTGGCTCTTCCGATTCAGAATTACTTGGATGAGCGAAGGCCAAAGGCCAGAAGCGGAGCTGGCTTTGTTAGCATTTGGGGCACATCACCTGATAACATTGATGCAGCTGAAGATAGGGAGAGATTCAATGCCATCCTGAATGAATTAAAGATCGAGCAGCCAAAAGGTGGTATTGCAAAGAGCGAAAAAGATGCCCTTGCCATTGCAGCAGACATTGGATACCCTGTTGTCGTCAGACCATCCTATGTCTTAGGTGGCCGGGCAATGGAGATAGTTTACAACAATGAAAAATTAGTCACATACCTTGAAAATGCTGTTAAGGTAGACCCTGAGCGTCCTGTCCTGATTGACAAGTATTTAACTGATGCTGTAGAGATTGATATTGATGCACTTGCTGATTTGCATGGTAATGTGGTTATTGGTGGAATAATGGAGCACATTGAGCAGGCTGGGGTTCACTCAGGTGACTCAGCTTGCATGCTTCCAACAAAAACAATTTCAGATTCATGCTTGGAAACTATTCGGTCGTGGACTACGAAATTGGCAAAGAGGCTAAATGTGTGTGGCCTCATGAATTGTCAATATGCTATTTCTGCTTCCGGTGAGGTGTTCTTGCTTGAGGCTAACCCTCGTGCATCACGGACAGTTCCTTTTGTTTCCAAGGCAATTGGGCGCCCGTTGGCTAAATACGCTGCTCTAGTTATGTCAGGAAAATCGCTATATGACCTAAATTTCACCAAGGAGGTTATACCAAGACATGTATCAGTTAAAGAAGCTGTTCTTCCATTTGAGAAATTCCCAGGATGTGATGTGCTTCTTGGTCCTGAGATGCGCAGCACTGGTGAGGTAATGGGTATCCACTATGAGTCATCAATTGCATTTGCCAAAGCACAAATTGCTGCTGGACAGAAACTGCCACTTTCAGGCACTTTGTTCCTCAGTTTAAATGAATTGACAAAAAACCAACTTGCCACAATTGGTCGAGCCTTCTCGGAACTTGGATTTCGAACTATTGCAACTTCTGGAACTGCACGTGTACTCGAACTAGAAGGCATGCCAGTGGAGAGAGTGCTGAAAATGCATGAAGGGCGGCCACATGCTGCTGATCTCATTGCCAATGGGCAGATTCAGTTGATGGTGATCACAAGTTCAGGAGATGCACTTGATCAGATTGATGGACGGAAGCTGAGAAGGATGGCCCTCGCTTATAAGATACCTGTAATAACAACGGTTGCAGGGGCTTTGGCGACAGCTGATGCAATTAAAAGCTTAAAATGCAATAAGATTGAGATGAAAGCTCTTCAGGATTACTTTGATGTCGGGAGTGTAGCAGCTGAGCTCAAAAACCTTCAGTCTGCATCTTCCATTTCTGCTAGTTGA